In Streptomyces sp. NBC_00483, a single window of DNA contains:
- a CDS encoding streptophobe family protein, giving the protein MALADSGQDAKRRARLPVGDVLLSAVAAVSWAFIAMAGVAALGLHLLEADTAASLGPMTAAVVALAAGGRVTPAGDVSAFGIEGAQADAAIDIAPLGVGLVGALAISWFFLRSLRAAGVEVAPGELLARAGAVVALFVAMMGGLAWAGHDVITIDGSQLGLDKIPGGGDKLPGGIADKLPGGIGDALPDRIGDLVDAKASVGFTVETVPSLLGAAAFVVGVLVIALLASRRTPLPRALAPLNRTVRPAASALVAVLLMAVVAGLAAAAYAAIGDDHPKRIAGAALLGAPNGVWLGIPLGLFVPWDGKATGELAKLLPDPLDELLRVSSDEPMTLGRLAELDGRVWLLGVAAAVMMLLAGVLTAVRSPVTKGVLGFAGRCALRLGGVTALALPLLVWLTGVSAGASLSVLGFDAFGAGIELHGQVGMAVLLGAAWGAGAGALGAVLAYVTGAARRAAPPGDGTVGAAGPYRPSSPYRPANPDTNPYLRPYDP; this is encoded by the coding sequence ATGGCCTTGGCGGACAGCGGCCAAGATGCGAAGCGGCGCGCGCGCCTGCCCGTCGGCGATGTCCTGCTGTCCGCCGTGGCCGCGGTGAGCTGGGCATTCATCGCGATGGCCGGAGTCGCGGCGCTCGGCCTGCACTTGCTGGAGGCGGATACGGCCGCTTCGCTCGGGCCGATGACGGCCGCCGTGGTGGCGCTCGCGGCAGGCGGCCGTGTGACGCCTGCCGGGGACGTCTCGGCCTTCGGAATCGAGGGCGCGCAGGCGGACGCCGCGATCGACATCGCGCCGCTCGGTGTGGGTCTGGTGGGCGCGCTCGCAATCAGCTGGTTCTTTCTACGCTCCCTGCGCGCGGCCGGAGTTGAGGTGGCGCCCGGCGAACTCCTCGCGCGCGCGGGCGCCGTGGTGGCGCTCTTCGTGGCGATGATGGGCGGCCTCGCCTGGGCCGGTCACGACGTCATCACGATCGACGGCTCGCAGCTGGGGCTCGACAAGATTCCGGGCGGCGGGGACAAACTTCCGGGGGGCATAGCGGACAAGCTGCCGGGCGGGATCGGTGACGCGCTGCCCGACCGGATCGGCGACCTGGTCGACGCGAAGGCCTCCGTCGGGTTCACCGTGGAGACGGTCCCTTCGTTGCTCGGCGCCGCGGCGTTCGTCGTGGGTGTTCTGGTGATCGCCCTGCTCGCGTCGCGGCGCACTCCGCTGCCGCGCGCGCTCGCCCCGCTGAACCGGACGGTCCGCCCGGCCGCTTCGGCGCTCGTGGCGGTGCTGCTGATGGCGGTCGTCGCGGGCCTGGCAGCGGCGGCGTACGCGGCGATCGGCGACGACCATCCGAAGCGGATCGCGGGCGCCGCGCTGCTCGGGGCGCCCAACGGGGTGTGGCTCGGCATTCCCCTCGGCCTCTTCGTGCCCTGGGACGGCAAGGCGACGGGTGAGCTCGCGAAGCTGCTGCCGGATCCGCTGGACGAGCTGCTCAGGGTGTCGTCCGACGAGCCGATGACGCTGGGGCGGCTCGCGGAACTCGACGGCAGGGTGTGGCTGTTGGGCGTCGCGGCGGCCGTGATGATGCTGCTCGCCGGGGTGCTGACGGCCGTGCGCTCACCCGTGACGAAGGGCGTCCTGGGGTTCGCGGGGCGGTGCGCGTTGCGACTGGGCGGCGTGACGGCGCTCGCGCTGCCGCTCCTTGTGTGGCTCACCGGGGTGTCGGCGGGGGCCTCGCTCTCGGTCCTCGGCTTCGACGCGTTCGGGGCGGGGATCGAACTGCACGGGCAAGTCGGGATGGCGGTGCTGCTCGGGGCGGCGTGGGGGGCGGGGGCGGGGGCGCTGGGCGCGGTGCTGGCGTATGTGACCGGGGCCGCTCGGCGGGCCGCTCCGCCGGGGGACGGGACAGTGGGGGCGGCGGGGCCGTATCGGCCCAGTAGCCCGTATCGGCCCGCCAACCCCGATACGAATCCGTATCTGCGGCCGTACGACCCGTGA
- a CDS encoding CynX/NimT family MFS transporter, giving the protein MASEETPTMAPPSAAPETPVQAEKPAPRAWVVRLVVVGIVLAAVNLRPAITSLGALLEEVRDGLGMSGSVAGLLTSVPPLCFAIFGVMAPRLARRFGPSAVVCAGMFAIAAGLVIRPFTGGTAGFLVASALGLMGIAVSNVLMPVIVKRWFPDKVGTMTGLYSMALALGTSTAAAATVPVTSALGGNWKAGLAVWAVLAVAAALAWLPLVGKKDTSTLAAAASPAAESAAASEGSGLRIARSRTAWALAVFFGLQATAAYITMGWMAQIFRDSGVSASTAGVLLAVTMAMGIPLGFVIPRMAARLPSQGPMVIALGLCGLAGYAGLYFAPASGAWAWAVLLGISNCAFPLALTMVGMRARTGVGVAKLSAFAQSTGYLISIPGPLLVGVLNQHSGGWGVPIAFMAALMVPQIVVGVFAGRNRTVEDEAGDTTKAAPAS; this is encoded by the coding sequence ATGGCTAGTGAGGAAACCCCGACGATGGCACCACCGAGCGCCGCCCCCGAGACCCCCGTGCAGGCCGAGAAGCCCGCCCCGCGCGCGTGGGTGGTCCGGCTGGTCGTGGTCGGCATCGTGCTCGCCGCGGTGAACCTGCGGCCCGCCATCACCAGCCTCGGCGCCCTCCTCGAAGAGGTCCGCGACGGGCTCGGGATGAGCGGCAGCGTCGCCGGCCTGCTCACCTCCGTGCCGCCGCTCTGCTTCGCGATCTTCGGCGTGATGGCGCCCCGGCTCGCCAGGCGCTTCGGCCCGAGCGCCGTCGTCTGCGCCGGCATGTTCGCCATCGCCGCGGGCCTCGTCATCCGCCCGTTCACCGGCGGCACCGCCGGCTTCCTCGTGGCCAGCGCGCTCGGCCTGATGGGCATCGCCGTCAGCAACGTGCTGATGCCGGTCATCGTCAAGCGCTGGTTCCCCGACAAGGTCGGCACCATGACCGGCCTGTACTCGATGGCCCTCGCGCTCGGCACCTCCACCGCGGCCGCCGCGACGGTGCCGGTGACCTCGGCGCTCGGCGGGAACTGGAAGGCCGGGCTCGCGGTGTGGGCGGTGCTCGCCGTCGCGGCGGCGCTGGCCTGGCTGCCGCTCGTGGGCAAGAAGGACACGTCCACCCTGGCGGCCGCCGCCTCACCCGCCGCCGAGTCCGCCGCGGCCTCCGAAGGAAGCGGTCTGCGCATCGCCCGCAGCCGTACCGCCTGGGCGCTCGCCGTCTTCTTCGGGCTCCAGGCCACGGCCGCGTACATCACGATGGGTTGGATGGCGCAGATCTTCCGCGACTCGGGGGTCTCCGCGTCCACCGCGGGCGTACTGCTCGCCGTCACCATGGCGATGGGCATCCCGCTCGGCTTCGTCATCCCGCGGATGGCCGCCCGGCTGCCCAGCCAGGGGCCGATGGTGATCGCCCTCGGCCTGTGCGGTCTCGCCGGTTACGCGGGCCTGTACTTCGCCCCGGCCTCCGGCGCCTGGGCGTGGGCGGTGCTGCTCGGCATCTCCAACTGCGCCTTCCCGCTGGCGCTCACCATGGTCGGGATGCGGGCCCGCACGGGCGTGGGTGTCGCCAAGCTGTCCGCCTTCGCGCAGTCCACCGGCTACCTGATCTCGATCCCCGGGCCGCTGCTCGTCGGCGTCCTCAACCAGCACAGCGGCGGCTGGGGCGTCCCGATCGCGTTCATGGCCGCACTGATGGTGCCGCAGATCGTGGTGGGCGTGTTCGCGGGCCGCAACCGCACCGTCGAGGACGAGGCGGGCGACACGACCAAGGCCGCCCCGGCGTCCTGA
- a CDS encoding FadR/GntR family transcriptional regulator: MPLTSPQRSALSEQVISALRAQISSGEWPVGSRIPTEPELVEQLGVARNTVREAVRALAHNGLLDIRQGSGTYVVATSELAGVMQRRFAEAAPQDIAELRATLESSAAKFAAERRTERDLKQLDALLVRREEAWSSGDTEAFVSADATFHLAVVAASHNDVLTAMYADLGEVMRDWLREDVGERLTAENHMDHTTLVDAIRVGDAEAAAKEAARYPFDCRPGRLTAPASGD; the protein is encoded by the coding sequence ATGCCGCTGACCTCGCCCCAGCGCTCGGCCCTGTCCGAGCAGGTCATCTCCGCCCTGCGCGCCCAGATCTCCTCGGGCGAGTGGCCGGTGGGCTCCCGCATCCCGACGGAGCCCGAGCTCGTGGAACAGCTGGGTGTGGCCAGGAACACGGTGCGGGAGGCGGTGCGCGCCCTCGCGCACAACGGCCTCCTTGACATCCGGCAGGGCTCGGGCACGTACGTCGTGGCGACGAGTGAGCTGGCGGGCGTCATGCAGCGGCGGTTCGCGGAGGCCGCCCCGCAGGACATCGCCGAGCTGCGCGCCACGCTGGAGTCGAGCGCGGCGAAGTTCGCGGCGGAGCGGCGCACCGAGCGCGACCTGAAGCAGCTCGACGCGCTGCTCGTGCGGCGCGAGGAGGCCTGGTCGTCCGGGGACACGGAGGCGTTCGTGTCGGCGGACGCGACGTTCCACCTGGCCGTGGTGGCCGCGTCCCACAACGACGTACTGACGGCGATGTACGCGGACCTCGGCGAGGTCATGCGGGACTGGCTGCGCGAGGACGTCGGCGAGCGGCTCACCGCGGAGAACCACATGGACCACACGACGCTCGTCGACGCGATCCGGGTGGGCGACGCCGAGGCCGCCGCCAAAGAGGCCGCGCGCTATCCGTTCGACTGCCGCCCCGGCCGGCTCACCGCGCCGGCTTCCGGTGACTGA
- a CDS encoding FHA domain-containing protein, with the protein MPDLVLELNGRTWTLDASRPYTLGRDPQGDIVLDDARVSWRHATISWGGRSWVIEDHGSTNGTFVQGQRIHQMEIGPGSSVHLGNSTDGPCLTAQGSARAAAVATPHQAQQQAAGLAQQPSPQQYQQQPSWSQQASQQAPQQREAPRQQQPPQAQWVPQQQGAGGVAGAPPVYGDRSPTTFHQLSLGRVMRIGRSLENELVVSDLQVSRLHAEFHASPDGRFEIHDLGSHNGTYVNGQPIPKGGTTLLGPNDIVGVGHSTFRLVGDRLEEFVDTGDVSFSARHLTVTVEGGKQILKDVSFGVPEKSLIAVIGPSGSGKSTLLKALTGYRPANEGDVLYDNRNLYKQFAELRQRIGLVPQDDILHKELTVKKALKYAAKLRFPADTSEQERQQRIDEVLRELKLDIHKEKKVTSLSGGQRKRVSVALELLTKPSLIFLDEPTSGLDPGMDRDVMQLLRGLSDDGRTVLVVTHSVAELALCDKLLVMGPGGAVAYFGPPEEALNFFGYKTWADVFSAFENYRDYDWAGRWKGSQHYQMYAADIDAVAAQSDPVAPPSAIKPPKTQPWGSQLFTLIRRYVSVIASDRGFLGLMVILPAVLGLVSVVIPADFGLGPPKPPAKFNGDAGTIMLIIAVGMCFSAAANSVRELIKERVIYERERATGLSRSAYLMSKVIVLGVITAFQGVIICAIGFIPRELPKEGLVLPPAAELCISIIALGFASMMFGLVISALVKTSEKTMPLLVMFAIVQVVFTGVLFQIYGTVGLEQFAWLMPSRWAVGAAGATLDLSKLMPPWDPQNPNDLDPLWEHSVTQWGINLTVLIVLAVVCGFAVARLLRRHEPEVMRK; encoded by the coding sequence GTGCCTGATCTCGTACTGGAATTGAATGGCAGGACCTGGACGCTCGACGCGTCCAGGCCGTACACCCTCGGACGTGATCCGCAGGGTGACATCGTGCTCGACGACGCCCGGGTGTCCTGGCGTCACGCCACGATCAGCTGGGGCGGCCGCAGTTGGGTCATCGAGGACCACGGCTCGACCAACGGCACCTTCGTGCAGGGGCAGCGGATCCACCAGATGGAGATCGGCCCCGGTTCGTCCGTGCACCTGGGCAACTCCACCGACGGCCCGTGCCTGACCGCGCAGGGCAGCGCCCGCGCCGCCGCCGTTGCCACGCCGCACCAGGCGCAGCAGCAGGCCGCGGGCCTCGCGCAGCAGCCGTCACCACAGCAGTACCAGCAGCAGCCGAGCTGGTCCCAACAGGCGTCCCAACAGGCGCCCCAGCAGCGCGAGGCGCCACGGCAGCAACAGCCGCCGCAGGCGCAGTGGGTGCCGCAGCAGCAGGGCGCCGGCGGGGTCGCGGGGGCCCCGCCCGTGTACGGCGACCGCAGCCCCACCACGTTCCACCAGCTGTCGCTCGGCCGCGTCATGCGCATCGGCCGCTCCCTGGAGAACGAGCTGGTGGTCTCGGACCTCCAGGTCTCGCGCCTGCACGCCGAGTTCCACGCGTCGCCCGACGGCCGCTTCGAGATCCACGACCTCGGCTCGCACAACGGCACGTACGTCAACGGCCAGCCGATCCCCAAGGGCGGCACGACCCTCCTTGGGCCGAACGACATCGTGGGCGTGGGCCACTCCACGTTCCGCCTGGTCGGCGACCGGCTCGAGGAGTTCGTCGACACCGGTGACGTCTCCTTCTCCGCGCGCCATCTGACGGTCACCGTCGAAGGCGGCAAGCAGATCCTCAAGGACGTCTCGTTCGGCGTCCCGGAGAAGTCGCTGATCGCCGTCATCGGCCCGTCGGGCTCCGGCAAGTCGACGCTCCTGAAGGCGCTCACGGGCTACCGTCCGGCCAACGAGGGCGACGTCCTCTACGACAACCGGAACCTCTACAAGCAGTTCGCCGAGCTGCGCCAGCGCATCGGTCTGGTCCCGCAGGACGACATCCTGCACAAGGAGCTGACCGTCAAGAAGGCGCTCAAGTACGCCGCCAAGCTGCGCTTCCCCGCGGACACCAGCGAGCAGGAGCGCCAGCAGCGCATCGACGAGGTGCTGCGCGAGCTCAAGCTGGACATCCACAAGGAGAAGAAGGTCACCTCCCTCTCCGGTGGCCAGCGCAAGCGCGTGTCGGTGGCCCTGGAGCTGCTGACCAAGCCGTCGCTGATCTTCCTGGACGAGCCGACCTCCGGCCTCGACCCGGGCATGGACCGCGACGTCATGCAGCTGCTTCGCGGTCTCTCCGACGACGGGCGCACGGTCCTCGTGGTCACCCACTCGGTGGCCGAGCTGGCGCTCTGCGACAAGCTCCTTGTGATGGGTCCTGGCGGCGCCGTCGCCTACTTCGGCCCGCCGGAGGAGGCGCTCAACTTCTTCGGCTACAAGACGTGGGCCGACGTGTTCTCGGCGTTCGAGAACTACCGCGACTACGACTGGGCGGGCCGCTGGAAGGGCTCGCAGCACTACCAGATGTACGCGGCCGACATCGACGCCGTCGCCGCGCAGTCGGATCCGGTGGCGCCGCCCTCCGCGATCAAACCGCCCAAGACGCAGCCCTGGGGCTCCCAGCTGTTCACGCTGATCCGCCGCTATGTGTCGGTGATCGCCTCCGACCGGGGCTTCCTCGGCCTGATGGTGATCCTGCCCGCGGTCCTCGGCCTCGTCTCGGTGGTCATCCCGGCCGACTTCGGCCTGGGCCCGCCCAAGCCACCGGCCAAGTTCAACGGGGACGCCGGCACGATCATGCTGATCATCGCGGTCGGCATGTGCTTCTCCGCGGCGGCCAACTCGGTCCGCGAGCTGATCAAGGAGCGGGTCATCTACGAGCGAGAACGGGCCACCGGCCTGTCCCGCTCCGCGTACCTGATGTCCAAGGTCATCGTCCTCGGCGTGATCACGGCGTTCCAGGGCGTCATCATCTGCGCCATCGGCTTCATCCCGCGCGAGCTGCCGAAGGAAGGCCTCGTGCTGCCGCCGGCCGCCGAGCTGTGCATCTCGATCATCGCGCTCGGCTTCGCGTCGATGATGTTCGGCCTGGTGATCTCCGCGCTGGTGAAGACGTCCGAGAAGACGATGCCGCTGCTGGTCATGTTCGCGATCGTCCAGGTCGTGTTCACCGGTGTGCTCTTCCAGATCTACGGCACCGTGGGCCTCGAGCAGTTCGCCTGGCTGATGCCGTCCCGCTGGGCGGTGGGCGCCGCGGGCGCCACTCTGGACCTCAGCAAGCTGATGCCACCGTGGGACCCGCAGAACCCGAACGACCTCGACCCGCTGTGGGAGCACTCGGTCACCCAGTGGGGCATCAACCTCACGGTCCTGATCGTGCTCGCCGTCGTCTGCGGCTTCGCCGTCGCGCGCCTGCTGCGCCGGCACGAGCCCGAGGTCATGCGCAAGTAG
- the fabG gene encoding 3-oxoacyl-[acyl-carrier-protein] reductase yields MSRSVLVTGGNRGIGLAIARAYLEQGDKVAFTYRSGEPPKELVDAGALGVRCDITDSQQVDAAYKEIEEKHGNVEVLVANAGVTKDQLLMRMSEEDFTSVLDTNLTGTFRVVKRANRGMLRAKKGRVVLISSVVGLLGSAGQANYAASKAGLVGFARSLARELGSRNITFNVVAPGFVDTDMTQALTDEQRKGIVSQVPLGRYAQVEEIAGVVKFLTSDDAAYITGAVIPVDGGLGMGH; encoded by the coding sequence TTGAGCCGCTCGGTTCTCGTCACCGGGGGAAACCGGGGCATCGGCCTCGCCATCGCCCGCGCCTACCTGGAGCAGGGCGACAAGGTGGCCTTCACCTACCGCTCCGGAGAGCCCCCCAAGGAGCTCGTCGACGCCGGCGCTCTCGGCGTCCGCTGCGACATCACGGACTCCCAGCAGGTGGACGCCGCCTACAAGGAGATCGAGGAGAAGCACGGCAACGTCGAGGTCCTCGTCGCCAACGCGGGCGTCACCAAGGATCAGCTCCTCATGCGCATGTCCGAGGAGGACTTCACGTCCGTCCTCGACACCAACCTCACCGGCACCTTCCGGGTCGTGAAGCGTGCCAACCGCGGCATGCTGCGCGCCAAGAAGGGCCGCGTCGTGCTGATCTCCTCCGTGGTCGGCCTGCTCGGCTCGGCGGGGCAGGCGAACTACGCCGCTTCGAAGGCGGGTCTGGTCGGCTTCGCGCGTTCCCTCGCCCGTGAGCTCGGGTCGCGCAACATCACCTTCAACGTCGTCGCCCCCGGTTTTGTCGACACCGACATGACCCAGGCGCTCACCGACGAGCAGCGCAAGGGCATCGTGTCGCAGGTGCCGCTCGGCCGGTACGCGCAGGTCGAGGAGATCGCCGGAGTGGTGAAGTTCCTGACCTCCGACGACGCCGCGTACATCACTGGAGCCGTCATCCCGGTTGACGGCGGACTGGGAATGGGTCACTGA
- the fabI gene encoding enoyl-ACP reductase FabI: MAGILEGKKILITGVLMESSIAFHTAKLAQEQGAEIILTAWPRPTLTERIAKKLPEPDKVKVLELDVSNDEHLARLEGQVREQLGGRLDGIVHSIGFAPQDALGGNFLNTPFESVSTAMHVSAFSLKSLTMALLPLMNEGGSVVGLTFDAQFAWPQYDWMGPAKAALEATNRYMARYLGEQNIRCNLISAGPIGSMAAKSIPGFSELAAVWDNRSPLEWKLEDPEPAGKGIVALLSDWFPKTTGEIVHVDGGLHAIGA, encoded by the coding sequence ATGGCTGGAATCCTCGAGGGCAAGAAGATCCTCATCACCGGTGTGCTGATGGAGTCCTCCATCGCCTTCCACACCGCGAAGCTGGCCCAGGAGCAGGGTGCGGAGATCATCCTCACCGCCTGGCCGCGGCCGACGCTCACCGAGCGCATCGCCAAGAAGCTGCCGGAGCCCGACAAGGTCAAGGTCCTGGAGCTCGACGTCTCGAACGACGAGCACCTCGCCCGCCTGGAGGGCCAGGTCCGCGAGCAGCTCGGCGGCCGCCTCGACGGCATCGTGCACTCCATCGGCTTCGCGCCGCAGGACGCGCTCGGCGGCAACTTCCTGAACACGCCGTTCGAGTCCGTGTCCACCGCCATGCACGTCTCCGCCTTCTCCCTGAAGTCGCTGACGATGGCGCTGCTGCCGCTGATGAACGAGGGCGGCTCCGTCGTCGGCCTCACCTTCGACGCGCAGTTCGCGTGGCCGCAGTACGACTGGATGGGCCCGGCCAAGGCCGCTCTCGAGGCGACGAACCGCTACATGGCGCGTTACCTGGGCGAGCAGAACATCCGCTGCAACCTGATCTCGGCGGGCCCGATCGGCTCCATGGCCGCGAAGTCGATCCCCGGCTTCAGCGAGCTGGCGGCGGTGTGGGACAACCGCTCCCCGCTGGAGTGGAAGCTCGAGGACCCGGAGCCGGCGGGCAAGGGCATCGTCGCGCTGCTCTCGGACTGGTTCCCGAAGACGACGGGCGAGATCGTGCACGTCGACGGCGGTCTGCACGCCATCGGGGCCTGA
- a CDS encoding SixA phosphatase family protein, with amino-acid sequence MSVAEPRRIVLFRHAKADWPQVSDHERPLAERGRRDAPVAGRKLADAGISFDLALCSTATRTRETWKLAVQEMPERPKTVYEERIYEASPGELIAVLNETPDDVHNAVLIGHNPGVQALSEILAADADEDARQRLDRRGFPTAAFSVLTFTGPWKSLEPGTATLVDYWAPSE; translated from the coding sequence ATGAGCGTCGCAGAACCCCGCAGGATTGTCCTTTTCCGGCATGCCAAGGCGGACTGGCCGCAGGTCTCCGATCATGAGCGGCCGCTCGCCGAGCGGGGGCGCAGGGACGCCCCCGTCGCCGGCCGCAAGCTGGCCGACGCAGGCATCTCCTTCGACCTGGCCCTGTGCTCGACCGCCACGCGTACCCGTGAGACCTGGAAGCTCGCCGTGCAGGAGATGCCGGAGCGACCGAAGACCGTGTACGAGGAGCGGATCTACGAAGCATCGCCCGGCGAACTGATCGCCGTGCTGAACGAGACCCCCGACGACGTGCACAATGCCGTACTGATCGGCCACAACCCCGGCGTGCAGGCCCTCTCCGAGATCCTCGCCGCGGACGCCGACGAAGACGCCCGGCAGCGGCTGGACCGACGTGGCTTCCCGACCGCCGCGTTCTCCGTGCTCACGTTCACCGGACCGTGGAAGAGCCTGGAGCCCGGCACCGCCACGCTCGTCGACTACTGGGCGCCGAGCGAGTAA
- the serB gene encoding phosphoserine phosphatase SerB: MSASQPQPTADAPPVDVPADVPTLLVKIFGKDRPGITAGLFDTLAAYSVDVVDIEQVVTRGRIVLCALVTQPPAGLEGDLRSTVHSWAESMKMQAEIISGIGDNRPRGTGRSHVTVLGHPLTAESAASIAAAITGTGGNIDRIFRLAKYPVTAVEFAVSGTPTEQLRTALATEAAKLGVDVAVVSAGLHRRAQRLVVMDVDSTLIQDEVIELFAAHAGCEDKVAEVTAAAMRGELDFEQSLHARVALLAGLDASVVEKVRSEVRLTSGARTLIRTLKRLGYQVGVVSGGFTQVTDDLKERLGLDFAQANTLEIVDGKLTGRVTGEIVDRAGKARLLRRFATEAGVPLEQTVAIGDGANDLDMLNAAGLGVAFNAKPVVREAAHTAVNVPFLDTVLYLLGVTREEVEAADAQGA; the protein is encoded by the coding sequence ATGAGCGCTTCGCAGCCCCAGCCCACCGCTGATGCCCCTCCCGTGGACGTTCCGGCGGATGTCCCCACTCTCCTGGTCAAGATCTTCGGCAAGGACCGGCCCGGCATCACCGCCGGGCTCTTCGACACCCTCGCCGCCTACTCCGTGGATGTCGTCGACATCGAGCAGGTCGTCACGCGCGGCCGCATCGTCCTGTGTGCCCTGGTGACCCAGCCGCCGGCCGGGCTCGAGGGGGATCTCCGGTCGACCGTCCACAGCTGGGCCGAGTCGATGAAGATGCAGGCGGAGATCATCTCCGGCATCGGCGACAACCGTCCGCGCGGCACCGGACGCTCCCACGTCACCGTCCTCGGTCACCCGCTCACCGCCGAGTCGGCCGCGTCGATAGCGGCCGCCATCACCGGCACCGGTGGCAACATCGACCGTATCTTCCGGCTCGCGAAGTACCCCGTGACGGCAGTCGAGTTCGCGGTGTCCGGCACCCCGACCGAGCAGCTGCGCACGGCCCTCGCCACCGAGGCGGCGAAGCTGGGCGTGGACGTGGCGGTCGTCTCGGCCGGACTGCACCGGCGCGCGCAGCGGCTCGTCGTGATGGACGTCGACTCGACGCTCATCCAGGACGAGGTGATCGAGCTGTTCGCGGCGCACGCGGGCTGCGAGGACAAGGTCGCCGAGGTGACGGCGGCGGCGATGCGCGGCGAGCTCGACTTCGAGCAGTCGCTGCACGCGCGCGTGGCGCTGCTCGCGGGCCTCGACGCCTCGGTCGTGGAGAAGGTGCGCAGCGAGGTCCGGCTGACGTCGGGCGCGCGCACCCTGATCCGTACGCTCAAGCGCCTCGGTTACCAAGTGGGCGTCGTGTCCGGCGGATTCACGCAGGTCACGGACGATCTGAAGGAGCGCCTCGGGCTCGACTTCGCCCAGGCGAACACCCTGGAGATCGTCGACGGGAAGCTGACCGGCAGGGTCACGGGCGAGATCGTGGACCGCGCGGGCAAGGCGCGCCTGCTGCGGAGGTTCGCCACCGAGGCCGGGGTGCCGCTCGAGCAGACCGTGGCGATCGGTGACGGCGCGAACGACCTGGACATGCTGAACGCGGCCGGGCTCGGCGTCGCCTTCAACGCCAAGCCGGTCGTGCGCGAGGCAGCGCACACCGCGGTGAACGTACCGTTCCTCGACACGGTGCTGTACCTGCTGGGCGTCACGCGCGAAGAGGTCGAGGCCGCGGACGCGCAGGGCGCCTAG
- a CDS encoding SGM_5486 family transporter-associated protein yields the protein MLEPNPQNGQKKLLLVLGAMLAVTVVVGIIASIAAP from the coding sequence GTGCTCGAGCCGAATCCCCAGAACGGCCAGAAGAAGCTGCTCCTCGTGCTCGGCGCGATGCTGGCCGTCACCGTCGTCGTCGGCATCATCGCGTCCATCGCCGCACCGTAG